Within Lolium rigidum isolate FL_2022 chromosome 5, APGP_CSIRO_Lrig_0.1, whole genome shotgun sequence, the genomic segment atgattcatcgttccgatatgtatttcgcccttTTATTTTTGTATCTCTGGACTCTTGAgacaacaaacggctgtgtgcatcctggttatgcagaggctggatgtaattgcttcttgaagtaataaagcatcctttatcgaaaaaaaaccaGACATAGATCATTGCCTAAAAAACTTGGACCCTCGTTGGGTTGTAAGAATTTCATACGACTTTTGTGTGATTTCAATCCTTGTGATTTTACTTCTTATGAATGCTCTTGCAATTAAAAAACATGATACCATCTAAATTTATTTTTATGGTTTTGTATTCGTTAATTCCACATATATTTGAACATCTACTCCAACCTCCTCTCTTACCGTTTTTACGGTATTCTAATTTGCACTTGCATAGCTGTTAAACTTACATGTTTTCACTACTACTACAATTTCTTGTGTGCCAGAAGAATTTACATACCACTGATGCGGAGTAATAGTAATACCCCAAACATGTACAAAGCTAGATTCACAAATTGATTTATTAGAGTATAACCATTTACACCTCCATACAAAAAACTACTCCCATAGTACAATGTACTACTAAACTTCTGATTGAAAAATATACTAAGTTTCTTACACCCCCATAGTACAATGTACAGTACTTTCCAGTTCAAAAATAATACTCCTAATAAACAAGAGCTAGCTTCACATATTGACATATGTAGTAGTACTACCTTTTTACACTTGACACCACTAATTAAGCCCAAAATAATTCCATCTaatttatataaaaaaaaaacTAGGAAACTTGTGGCAGATCTTCGCAGCTATGCCAAGCCCTAACAACATCCCCTAGCTCGACCCTCAACTGATCCCACCCGAACACTTGAACCTCCCCGTCTCCATCGCCGTCGTCCGTCTCCAGCCGCATCTCGATCAGCATCAGCGGCGGCGCCAGCTCCGACATCTCCACCGATATCGCCGGCCTACCTAGAGGACGGCGCTGGCACTCCACTCCTTTCTTCCTCACTACCATGTACCCCAGCTTCCCACCGGCCCGGCCGAGCTGCTCCAGCGTCTGCTCCGGCGACGCCGTCGTCATGAACCGCTTCTCCCTGCTACTCTTGCTACCGCCGAATAACCCGGACAGGTCAAGCCCCGGCGACATGGATATGATGTCGAACGCGTTCGCCACCACGGGCGCCTGGAACTCCAGCACGCGCTCCGGCTGGCCGTCGAGGAGGCCGCCGAGCTGCGAGTCGAGGCTGAGGGAGCGCTTGACGAACCATGGATGCGACGCCGACAGCGCCTCGATGGCGATGCGGGTCTCCGGGTTCGGGTCCAGCAGGCGGTGCAAAAGGCGGCGCGCCGGCGGGGACACCGACGTTGGGATCTCGTACTCCCGGCGGAGCGCCTTGCGGCACATTTCGACGATGTTCGCGTCGTCGAAGGGCAGGCGGCCggagaggaggacgaagaggacgacgCCGCATGACCACGCGTCCGCCTTGGCGCCGTCGTACGCCTTACGGCGCAGCACCTCCGGCGCCGCGTACGCCGGTGTGCCACAGGCCGTGAGGAGGAGGGATTCGGCGGAGCCTGGGACGACGGGCGCCGCCGAGAGGCCGAAGTCGGAGACCTTgaggccgccggcagcgtcgaggaggATGTTCTGCGGCTTCACGTCGCGGTGCGCGACGCCGCGCGCGTGGCAGTGGGCGAGCGCCGTCGCGAGCTGCACGAAGATGCGCCGCGCGGTGCGCTCCGGGAAGCCCTTGCGGTTTGCAGCGAGCGCGGACTGGAGGTCGCCGCGGGGGGCGAGCTCCATGACGAGGTAGATGCGGGAGCGGGTGGCGAGTACCTCGTGGAGGCGGAGCACGCCCGGGTGGCGGAGGCGGCGCATGGCGGCCACCTCCCGGAGCACGCGCGGCGCCATGCCCGGAATGCCCAGCACCTCCGCCTTATCGATCACCTTCACCGCCACCGGttccccgccggccgccgggtGCGCGAGGTACACTTTGGCGAACGTGCCGCGCCCGAGAAGGGGGCCCAGCTCGTACTTGCCCAGCAGCGGCGCCATGCTCTTCTTCTTGCTCTGCTTTCCGTTCATGGCGCGCGTCCACGCGTGCGCAGCTACTCTACGTACGTACGTGCAGCTAGCTACCAGAACACCTCAAGGTTGGCATTAGGTGGAGGTGTTCGGGTGCTGGGTTTTATATGGCTGAGTTGGCTATCCAATATGTCGTTTTAAATTGTTTATATTTATCAACTAGAGGTCAGGGTCTTTTTTAACCATGGTTGATATTGTTAACTAGAGATCTAAGGAGTATTTTGACTAATCCTATCAATGTTTTTTTAAAATGTGTTAATATTTACAATCACAACAAGAAGATTATTTTTCATACGAAAATACAGTATAAGGGAAGAAGTTTACTGCCACCTAAACCCCATATTGTAAAACAACTCGGACATTAAAAATGGGAAACACTCGCGATCATCGCGGGGAACGGAATGTTCCCGTCCCACCCCTCGCTCGCTCGATGCATGGCCTGGGTGGGCCCCATACAAAGCTTATATATCCCTTCCTGTCTTTCCCCGCAGACCGCGATTGCGCAGCTCTGGGACCTCGCGTCACCTCCACGCCACTTGCTCCGCCCCAGCGAGCCCGTGTCCCGCTCATGCCGCCGCCTCTAACCCTCCCGTCCCATCCCACATTTAGATCGGCAATAGTTTCGACCGCCGACGGCAACCCCCATTCGTATATTGACGAGATCACGAGGAGCTCCATCTTCGTGAGCCTCCCCACGCTCCCCAAGGGGAACCTCTCCCGTCTTCACCCAGGTCGCCCAGGTCGCCCGAGGGCTCCAGCTCCCCGTACCATCTTGTTGGTGGCTTATGCGAACCCCTAATCCCACGACCGCCACCCTTTCCTCCCTCCTAGTAGCCCCTCACCACCGCACGATGATTTTGTCGTGCTAATCCCGCGTACTAGCCAACATCAGTGGAGTTATCTCATATTGGGACGACATGAAGGTTAATCAACACGGGGTCAGTGGCTATTGTGGTTGTTGGGTTAGCGCTCTTATCGGGCCTGGTGGCGCTCCAACCTAGTAAGTTTGCCTCACATTCTTCTTGATTTTGAGGGAAATCCTTGCTACCATAGAGTGCCAATGGGAACACTTGCGTGCTTCCTCTTTCTTGAAGGCATCTCCTAGGAGGTATTGTAGATGATGGGAGCAACCCCTTCCCTTTATGTACAATAGGGAAGTTTCCCCGGATCCGGTGGCACGATGTCTGGTTTGGTAGCGATGTCAATGGTAAGTAGAGCAAGGTTGCAAGAATGTTATGAAGCTCATTTTTGGTGTGTCTGGCAGGTTTATTTCATCCAACACGTTGTTGTCAGAGATTTGGAGCTGCTGCGCATGTGCTTGGGTGGTAACAATGCCATCTATGGGCAGGCCTTGGCCGGGGCAAACACTACATATTTCACCAACAATGTCCATCATGAAATTTGGAGATTTATCAATGGTGGCATGAGTGGACATTTTTTTTGGGTCTAAAGCAAGCTATTGGAAGTTGTTCCCATGGTCGCTTTGGTTGTGGTCGTTTGCAGTGAAGTCGGAGTCACTGGATCGAGAACGATGGGTGATGACAACGACACAATGGGAAACCCCGATGGATGTGTTCTTCTAAGGGGTGTTTGGAATGTGTGTTCATAGCTAGGTGAGCCGGCACCCTATGGACTTCTATGTTCCGTGTCGGTTTGTTGTTTGTGGTTGCAGTATTTGCTTTCACCTCTTTAATTAACTGGACAACCTACTTCTTAGCCAATAGATGGGGCGATACTTTTGTTTTCATATAACATAGTACTTTTACATGTTATAGATTAGGGCTCATGCTCTAATTGGCTACCGTCACACAATAAAAGACATTTGGTCATGTTTTAAATGGTACTCCCACCGTCACACAAAAAAAAAGACATTTTGCCAACTAAAGCAATCATATATTGTCCAAATAATAACAATTGAAAGGAATAAATGGTTGATTTATGTTAAATTTCGGCAATAAACTTATGAAAACTGTGTTGTGTTTCATTAGTGGTGGTATCCGTACAAGTTACGACCATAATGTTGGTTTTCCTGGTTTGATTGTCTAGATACCAGCCTTTCAAAATTAGGTTATATTGGAGAAACAAACGGTTGGTACTCCGCCAAGCAAAGTTGAAAATGTTTTCATTAGTAAGCATTCTTTGCAAGAAAAGACAGGGCAACAGTACTGTCGGTATCTGACTGCACGGTACTCATCAGTTATGGACTCAAATCCAATCAGATTTACTAAGCACAAagtagaagagagagagagagagagagagagaaattaaCTTGTTATGTGTGCGCGCATGTGTAGAATATTGACTCTTACTCAGATCTTGGTTAACATGAGTGCCATGGTAATATCTTGGGGTCATTTCTTGTACTACATGTTAATCATCATCTGTTATCAACATACATATACGTGATTTGAAATACGAAGTGGCAGACGAATGAGAATGCGGGGGAATTTTACAATTTGCCATATTTTTCTTTGCACTTCTATCATTTGGCATTTTATGTCTCACTAACATGTGGTGGTTATGTGGCAAATAATAGACACTTCAAAGAAAAGTGTGGTAAATCATAAAAGCAAACGTAGAACACAACCTATCTCTACTATTGGTTGTTGACTTGGTTTGCCAAACATGTGAGTTTTGTTCGTGCTGTGTTCTATTGATTATTTCTAATGGGGACATTAtgtggcgcgtttggtagcctgcagcaGTTTTCTGCACGCGTAGTGGGAAGAAGGCCCCTACGCGACCTAGAGGTACATAGTTTTTTTTTGCCTGTAGAGATTTAGActctgcccgtttggtaggtcggttttcaggcctAGTAGCAGCCCAGAACGATGCCCCTGTTATTTTGTTGCAACCCAAAATCCGCTTCGGCTTACAtcttcccttcagtggtgaggttatCAGCGATCAACAACATAAGCAAGAACACAATCGTAGTTCAGGAAAACTCAGCATTAATCATAGACTACACAAGTTCACGACACACCATTGTTCATACACGATCAGACACAACAGACACGATCATAGTTGATCACATGACACGAACAACAACTAGACACGTCATGGTAGCAGCGACACACAACCAAGTAAGCTTCAGACATGATTTTcgaagacgacacacctggtggcaTCGCCATGGTACATGGATCTGctcatcacctcagtgcaggtgtggtaaAAAATGACCACAAtgtactcgaaggaggacaccttcttgaaggtgaggaactggcctaccttgagctgatgggcgacggcgaaggccgcccacccctggtcgatgtatgcgtCAGCGTCTTCTCTcatcgtagtcatcctccagttgcagccAGTGTTGGTCTTCACGATGATGTTCGAAGGGGTTTCTTCGAACCACTGGACGAAAGCTTGAGGGATCATGAGCCGGCTGAAGGTGGGTCTGAAGACGATACGTAGGAACTGATCTGGCCCTACGTCGTCGTGGAAGTGGCCGACATTATCCACCCTTCGCTTCTTCGACGGTCCCTCGTCTGGGCTCTTAGTAggtgacccaagcttgagcttctcagcctgccacaagaacacatgacattagaggtgtgcctgctcacaagtatagATGAAAATGGACATTGAAAACATTAGTGAGGCCTCATACATTGGCTCACACAACAGCTCaagggactgccctcaaactaagtctagtgtgcaagtaatgacacacacacgactaagtttgagggaagCATATTGCCTTCCATTGTGCCATTGGTTAATCATTtgccaatgcactagacaaacaaaAAGAGATCTCATATATAGGATCACACGGTAGGCAAAGAGATTGttcgcaaactaagtctagtttgcaagtaatatggcacacacgactaagtttgagggcagtaccctgccttccgttgtgccattgttcaatcattggccaatgcaaaactgaagaagcagaaacatgcaaagcaaGGTATCATAGCCTCATAATATAAGGACATATagaggagatgtttgatcagaaccaatgTCATGGTCATGTTCAGGCATGCCAtatgttctgatcaatcatctcctcatactatgatcccaggttataatcattggcctagttcaatcagaaaCACCACCAGTAGCAGttcaaattgagtacattacgagtggtacttagggtacatcTAGAACACATTCAAGTCCTCTCACTTCTCttgcgtctgaacaaactagcgcgTCCACATAACAATAAGAACATGCTAAACCCCAGCATAAAAAAcccttcccctctttgcatgcacagCAAAATCTGACAGTTTCAGTAATCGATAGTTTGCTCTACGAAGGATCTACCACGATTGAAGATTAGggtaacagatctaagcaaagCGAGATCGTGAATAGCGAGAACTAGACAAGAACAACAAGCAATGGtgacgaacaccttgcaaacatctatgtgaaccctatcctaatggaaaccctagcagatctaatctGCATGTCATTGCAAATGCTCGAGCATGGCCTGTTTCTGACACAACGAGTTAGAAGGTGAGAAGaagaggtcgttaccgccattgttccggccGAGGACAAGGCCGAGTTCGCGGCCgaactcgagatgccgatgaagaatGTGGAGCAGGCTGTGACCGATGTCGCGGTGCTGCTCGCCGACGtcctcctccggtaccggtgctcctcctTGCGACGGTACGGCGGATTGGTCGGTGGGAGGGGAATCTCCTGGTGATGTGacagttggggggggggggtgagagtgcggtcgcgagtgagaggaaggagaggggagcggtgaggctaattatggcgcgtgtttcCAAAGGGACATCGCGTTTCCGTCTCCCTTCCCCACGCATGCAACCTTCTGGCCACAACGGGCATGGCTCCAGAGAAACTGCCATTCTGGGCTTTCCTCTAGGACCTATTCCGGGGGTGTTTGAAAACCCGGTTCCTGCAACAACGCCACGGCCTGCATGGAACCAAACGCCCCGTTCCACATTCCAGCCCATGCAAAAAAAGCCctctgcaggctaccaaacgcgcccatggTCTCTACTTGCGGCGCAATAAAATACACGTATACATTTATATTTATGTAGAGAAAGAGCTATATGTCCATTCATattttagataaagggaatatattaatattaaaagatacccattacatccagcctctgcaacaacgacccaccctaatggcagtacggatgcacacattcaaaaaagagtaaagaaaactaagaaataaaagtcccgctacagccttctagacctagcaacagcaatacaaccaccaccgtgacaacacctcaaGTACAGACTTtccaaaagcaacgcctccaagaagggaacaatgcaccagcgccgtcgtcacccgaccaaaggtcttaggttttcaccctgaagatagtccccactctcaaaacaatgtctccaacaagaatattgccaggcacaaccagttaaggccagatcttgggttttcaccctgagaggtaagactctgaatttCCCCCGTGCTGCcggccccacatgcataccactgatgcagagcccggaacgccaagcagatcccttagtatcacggagactcgaaccaCCTTTAGCCAGTCcatcaatccggccttcatgatattccttcttctgacttcaccatggaccaaaatgtcacctgatgtcaacacagaatagagcttcgcgccgctccctccggaaccaaatggtcggaatagaaacatgggtgcgcacgaccgaataccacccgatccagcaaactgcaggcaaaagatgcattgttccattcaccagcggagctttccgaaactcatctctccagccagatcaaagcaaactgacctccggaagAATCTTCATCCTtgcatgcgagaaacccgaggaccgccacaaaaaacaaagcaagatcagcAGCCCCGACACCGCCAATCCCTCCTTCCAgatcaccaaggaagaggacattgacgcggatcatgcgtaccgccATCAAACCGttaccgggggcggaggccgccaccgctccaccgaatcctccatggataccgacggagagcctcaggccccggccaagtagccgtgccgcccggcttcctccaccggcgctacatcacctcccatggaacgccgcctcgaaaaccctcttCTCCCCTTCGTCGATTCGATAGagggggtgccgccaccaccgccagagCCAGGCCGGGACCGGGGTCATGGCCGGGGCCGAGGCCAGCGCcggggtcgaggccgcggccggcAGCGGCAACGGCTGAGGGCGACGGGCGGCGGGTGGCTGTGGGGCGCGGGGGGTGGaggagcctccgccgccgcccgggagggggcgggagagggaggcggcgAGATAGGGTTGCAGTGGCATATATCTATGTATATGTCCATTCATATACATAGAATGAAAATGGAAATATTTGCATCATTCTCACAGTTCAACCTATACATAAATTGTACTTATGAACTGTAAAATTAAACTTATAAACTTATGAATAATGCAATAAATGGATGTGTGCATTGTTTCGACCTTGTGTGACCCATGAGCTATAAAATTAAACTTTTATAAATAACTCAATAAATGATTGTGTGCATCAT encodes:
- the LOC124655719 gene encoding CBL-interacting protein kinase 4-like — protein: MNGKQSKKKSMAPLLGKYELGPLLGRGTFAKVYLAHPAAGGEPVAVKVIDKAEVLGIPGMAPRVLREVAAMRRLRHPGVLRLHEVLATRSRIYLVMELAPRGDLQSALAANRKGFPERTARRIFVQLATALAHCHARGVAHRDVKPQNILLDAAGGLKVSDFGLSAAPVVPGSAESLLLTACGTPAYAAPEVLRRKAYDGAKADAWSCGVVLFVLLSGRLPFDDANIVEMCRKALRREYEIPTSVSPPARRLLHRLLDPNPETRIAIEALSASHPWFVKRSLSLDSQLGGLLDGQPERVLEFQAPVVANAFDIISMSPGLDLSGLFGGSKSSREKRFMTTASPEQTLEQLGRAGGKLGYMVVRKKGVECQRRPLGRPAISVEMSELAPPLMLIEMRLETDDGDGDGEVQVFGWDQLRVELGDVVRAWHSCEDLPQVS